One window of Candidatus Hydrogenedentota bacterium genomic DNA carries:
- a CDS encoding DUF1501 domain-containing protein, producing MNPHHCNRFESAIDRRDFLRKSAFGFGAAAMGSLLARDASSSANPLAPKAPHFPAKAQRVIFLFMTGGPSHMDTFDPKPELTKYDGKPLPESFNVEGLSLQFMKAAGATLMGSPFPFAKHGESGLEVSGLFPELAREADELAVIRSCYHESFIHGPALGLLNTGSTLLGHPSAGSWVTYGLGCAADNLPAYMVMTDGAYRAGAAVSYGSGFLPAIYQGTTMRAEGTPISNLSPPNGAAQQRAMLDALHTWNGRFQEARPDDSRLSAQLANYELAYRMQTAAPDLIDLSDEPEYIQSLYGLDEKPSAKFGRMCLLARRMAERGVRFIQLYNNDWDGHDKCADNHKANGAKIDRPIAGLIRDLRQRGMLDSTLIVWAGEFGRTPVMQGSMGRDHNPYGFSVWMAGGGIRGGQAIGATDELGFRAVERKVHVHDLHATMLAALGFDHEQLTYHFEGRARRLTDVFGHVVDEVFA from the coding sequence ATGAACCCGCATCACTGCAATCGCTTTGAATCCGCCATTGATCGGCGGGATTTTCTTCGGAAGTCGGCCTTTGGCTTTGGCGCGGCGGCGATGGGTTCGCTGCTGGCGCGGGATGCGTCGTCGTCGGCCAATCCCCTTGCGCCGAAGGCACCCCATTTTCCGGCGAAGGCGCAGCGGGTGATTTTTTTGTTCATGACGGGCGGGCCGAGTCACATGGACACGTTTGACCCGAAGCCGGAATTGACGAAGTATGACGGCAAGCCCCTGCCGGAGAGTTTCAATGTGGAGGGGCTGAGTCTTCAGTTCATGAAGGCGGCGGGGGCGACGTTGATGGGTTCGCCTTTTCCTTTTGCGAAGCACGGCGAGTCGGGTCTGGAGGTTTCGGGCCTGTTTCCCGAGCTGGCGCGGGAGGCGGATGAGCTGGCGGTGATTCGCTCGTGTTACCACGAGTCGTTTATTCATGGACCGGCCCTGGGCCTGCTGAACACGGGCTCGACGTTGCTGGGCCATCCGAGTGCGGGGTCGTGGGTGACGTATGGCCTGGGCTGCGCGGCGGACAACCTGCCGGCGTATATGGTGATGACGGACGGGGCCTATCGCGCGGGGGCGGCGGTGAGCTATGGCAGCGGTTTCCTCCCGGCGATTTATCAGGGCACGACGATGCGCGCGGAGGGCACGCCCATTTCCAATCTGAGTCCGCCGAACGGCGCGGCCCAGCAGCGGGCGATGCTGGACGCGCTCCACACGTGGAACGGGCGCTTTCAGGAGGCTCGCCCCGACGATTCGCGCCTTTCCGCCCAGCTTGCGAATTACGAACTGGCCTATCGCATGCAGACGGCGGCGCCGGACCTGATCGATCTCTCCGACGAGCCGGAATACATCCAATCGCTCTATGGACTGGACGAGAAGCCCTCGGCGAAGTTCGGGCGCATGTGCCTGCTGGCGCGGCGCATGGCGGAGCGGGGCGTGCGCTTTATCCAGCTCTACAACAACGACTGGGACGGCCACGACAAGTGCGCGGACAATCACAAGGCGAATGGCGCGAAGATTGACCGGCCCATCGCGGGTTTGATCCGCGATTTACGCCAGCGGGGCATGCTGGACAGCACGCTTATCGTGTGGGCGGGGGAATTCGGGCGCACGCCGGTGATGCAGGGCTCCATGGGCCGGGATCACAATCCTTACGGCTTCAGCGTTTGGATGGCGGGGGGCGGCATCCGCGGTGGCCAGGCCATCGGCGCGACGGACGAACTCGGCTTCCGCGCGGTGGAGCGCAAGGTGCACGTCCACGATCTTCACGCCACCATGCTCGCGGCGCTGGGCTTTGACCACGAGCAACTCACCTACCACTTTGAGGGCCGCGCCCGCCGCCTGACGGACGTCTTCGGCCATGTGGTGGATGAGGTGTTTGCGTAG
- a CDS encoding carbonic anhydrase — MNDIERFITGFRVFQKDYFGPHSDHFEPLKHGQSPKTMIIGCSDSRVDPALLTNSAPGDIFMVRNVANLVPPYVADGGQHGVSAALEFAVCILEVEHVIVLGHSQCGGINALMNGNCEAKGGTFISRWMSIAAPAKEQIINELGQKDPAFQQRAAEQAAILLSIENLHSFPFIDERITAGKLSLHGWYFDLREGELLEYRADLGRFKKLTDGASA, encoded by the coding sequence ATGAATGATATAGAGCGCTTCATCACCGGATTCCGGGTGTTTCAGAAGGATTACTTCGGACCCCACAGCGATCATTTCGAACCGCTGAAGCATGGCCAGAGCCCGAAAACCATGATCATAGGCTGCTCCGACTCCCGGGTCGATCCCGCCCTGCTGACCAACAGCGCGCCCGGCGACATTTTCATGGTGCGCAACGTGGCCAATCTGGTTCCGCCGTATGTGGCCGACGGCGGGCAGCACGGCGTGAGCGCCGCGCTGGAGTTCGCCGTGTGCATCCTGGAGGTGGAGCACGTCATCGTGCTCGGCCATTCCCAGTGTGGCGGCATCAACGCCCTCATGAACGGCAATTGCGAGGCCAAAGGCGGCACCTTCATATCCCGCTGGATGTCCATCGCCGCGCCGGCCAAGGAACAGATCATCAACGAACTCGGCCAGAAGGACCCGGCGTTTCAGCAACGGGCCGCCGAACAGGCCGCGATTCTGCTGTCGATCGAAAATCTGCACAGCTTTCCCTTTATCGACGAACGGATCACCGCGGGCAAACTCTCCCTTCATGGCTGGTACTTCGACCTCCGCGAAGGCGAATTGCTCGAATACCGCGCCGACCTGGGCCGCTTCAAGAAGCTTACCGACGGCGCTTCGGCCTGA